One Nocardioides oleivorans DNA segment encodes these proteins:
- a CDS encoding methylenetetrahydrofolate reductase, whose amino-acid sequence MDVATRIRSGQGDFVLFAVTPPRQSTAPERLPEIARATVERLDRLDLDGLVLYDIDDESDRNPAERPFPFSPTVDPSDYRTEHLRSWRTPAVVYRAVGKHQRDDLRSWLAAQDPARTLTVMVGASSRDSSTPVSLADAQAMLAEVNPDLLLGGVAIPERHSRREDEHLRMIAKQEAGCRFFVSQVVYDVNATKNLVSDYRYECEAQGVTPVPIVFTFSVCGSMKTLEFLRWLGVDVPRWIENDLRHAANPLRASLEQAASTAAEIADFCRQLGVPFGLNVESVSIRREEIEASVALAARVTPLVRLA is encoded by the coding sequence GTGGACGTCGCGACACGGATCAGGTCAGGGCAGGGCGACTTCGTCCTCTTCGCGGTCACGCCGCCGCGGCAGTCGACGGCCCCCGAGCGGCTCCCGGAGATCGCCCGCGCGACCGTCGAGCGCCTGGACCGCCTCGACCTCGACGGGCTGGTCCTCTACGACATCGACGACGAGAGCGACCGCAACCCGGCCGAGCGCCCGTTCCCGTTCAGCCCGACGGTCGACCCGTCCGACTACCGCACCGAGCACCTGCGCTCGTGGCGGACGCCGGCGGTGGTCTACCGCGCCGTGGGCAAGCACCAGCGCGACGACCTGCGGTCGTGGCTCGCCGCGCAGGACCCCGCCCGGACGCTGACCGTGATGGTGGGCGCGTCGTCGCGCGACAGCAGCACGCCGGTCTCCCTCGCCGACGCGCAGGCGATGCTTGCCGAGGTGAACCCCGACCTGCTCCTCGGCGGCGTCGCCATCCCCGAGCGCCACAGCCGCCGCGAGGACGAGCACCTGCGGATGATCGCCAAGCAGGAGGCTGGCTGCCGGTTCTTCGTCAGCCAGGTCGTGTACGACGTCAACGCGACGAAGAACCTCGTCTCGGACTACCGCTACGAGTGCGAGGCGCAGGGCGTGACGCCGGTCCCGATCGTGTTCACCTTCTCGGTCTGCGGCTCGATGAAGACCCTCGAGTTCCTGCGCTGGCTCGGCGTCGACGTGCCCCGCTGGATCGAGAACGACCTGCGCCACGCGGCCAACCCGCTCCGCGCCTCCCTCGAGCAGGCCGCCAGCACGGCCGCGGAGATCGCCGACTTCTGCCGACAGCTCGGTGTGCCCTTCGGGCTCAACGTGGAGAGCGTGTCGATCCGGCGCGAGGAGATCGAGGCCTCGGTCGCGCTCGCGGCCCGGGTGACGCCGCTCGTGCGCCTCGCCTGA